A window of the Bdellovibrio svalbardensis genome harbors these coding sequences:
- a CDS encoding aspartate carbamoyltransferase catalytic subunit yields MSSRKTNSLIDLISLEKEKISTLFSFADLISENKLSFEKGFGKTGALLFFEASTRTRMSFETACARLGVYPLLLDGKAGTSLEKGETLEDTVLNVAAMKPSFLVVRSGDDLDLRDVARKLSMPVVNAGWGKVGHPTQALLDAYTIRKHLGTCEGQRVLIVGDVRHSRVAASHFELATKLGYEVALCGPKDFLPSTPTVKVFSSLKEGLEWASVAMALRVQLERHAIEYSLADYREQFGFTKKNLQSLSAQALIMHPGPINQGTELDSDILQDPRCQVLDQVSNGVFVRQALLHSILVEL; encoded by the coding sequence ATGTCATCTAGGAAAACGAACTCCCTCATAGATCTAATTTCCCTCGAAAAAGAAAAAATCAGCACTCTATTCTCTTTCGCTGATCTGATTTCTGAAAATAAATTGTCATTTGAAAAGGGCTTCGGCAAAACCGGAGCCCTTTTGTTTTTTGAAGCCAGCACCAGAACGCGAATGAGCTTTGAAACCGCTTGTGCGCGCCTGGGAGTTTATCCATTGCTTTTAGACGGGAAAGCGGGAACCAGTCTCGAAAAGGGTGAAACTCTTGAAGATACTGTTTTAAATGTGGCCGCGATGAAGCCCTCGTTCTTGGTGGTTCGAAGCGGAGACGATTTAGATCTTCGTGATGTCGCTCGAAAGCTCTCAATGCCAGTTGTTAATGCCGGTTGGGGCAAAGTGGGACATCCTACGCAGGCTCTTCTTGATGCCTACACAATTCGTAAGCATTTGGGCACATGTGAAGGACAAAGAGTCCTCATCGTTGGAGATGTTCGTCATAGCCGAGTTGCCGCTTCTCATTTTGAACTTGCGACGAAACTTGGCTATGAAGTGGCTCTATGTGGGCCGAAAGACTTTTTACCTTCGACACCGACAGTGAAGGTTTTCTCTTCACTGAAAGAAGGGCTGGAATGGGCCTCCGTTGCCATGGCTCTTCGAGTTCAGCTCGAACGTCATGCGATTGAATACTCTTTGGCGGATTATCGTGAGCAATTTGGTTTTACAAAAAAGAATTTGCAGAGCTTATCGGCGCAAGCTTTGATTATGCATCCCGGGCCAATCAATCAAGGCACGGAGCTGGATAGCGACATTTTGCAGGATCCTCGTTGTCAGGTGTTGGATCAGGTTTCCAACGGAGTTTTTGTTCGTCAAGCATTGCTACACAGTATTTTAGTTGAGTTATAG
- the lepB gene encoding signal peptidase I produces the protein MTRWREYFLTLLVAVLFALFVRSFLITAYKVPTGSMQPTLKPGDFIFSSRIAYGLQLPFTQKKLDTSFPSRGDLVVFSYPNQPEINYVKRVVGLPGDRVQIKQGRLILNEEAFQYEKLQDTKVDNPNHELFDVFQEQYKDFGWRVIFQKHDEDKDFGPIIVPPGEVFLLGDNRDASDDSRYWGTVPASQVVGKVVLIWLSLDWQQKWGGERYPSVRWNRVFLPVH, from the coding sequence ATGACTCGTTGGCGGGAATATTTTCTAACATTATTGGTGGCTGTGCTTTTTGCACTGTTTGTGCGCAGTTTTTTAATCACAGCCTATAAGGTTCCCACGGGTTCTATGCAGCCGACCTTGAAGCCTGGAGATTTCATCTTCTCGTCTCGCATAGCTTATGGTTTGCAGCTTCCGTTTACGCAAAAAAAATTAGATACCAGTTTTCCTTCGCGGGGCGATTTGGTGGTCTTCAGTTATCCCAATCAGCCAGAGATCAATTACGTCAAGCGGGTCGTCGGCTTACCTGGTGACCGCGTGCAAATTAAGCAAGGTCGTTTGATATTGAATGAAGAGGCGTTCCAATACGAAAAGCTTCAAGACACGAAAGTGGACAATCCTAATCACGAGCTTTTTGACGTCTTTCAAGAACAGTACAAAGACTTTGGCTGGCGTGTGATTTTTCAAAAACATGATGAGGACAAAGATTTTGGTCCAATCATCGTGCCGCCCGGTGAAGTGTTCCTGTTAGGGGATAATCGCGATGCCAGTGACGACTCGCGGTACTGGGGCACAGTTCCAGCCTCCCAAGTGGTGGGCAAAGTTGTTTTAATTTGGTTATCTTTGGACTGGCAGCAAAAATGGGGCGGCGAGCGTTATCCTTCGGTGCGTTGGAACAGAGTTTTTCTTCCCGTGCATTGA
- a CDS encoding cation:proton antiporter translates to MQRRLGMMTFPVYVLLGLILGPSGLHLSAPPALLFKICAAGFLFVSGMECSFQGMGRHLKVVLGISLGSFVIPLALGLFVAPLFQFEDFVSSWVFATALSVSALPVIIQILRERSLLNHLLGHIIIAAASLCDIAAWACFMFVLPQEQQATWIWSHFPVLFFFLGLLWKLFLPLPGLFLRNIEIASRWIFAPIFFIGIGLQLNIWKSFNLWLALGTIALAFAGKIIGGLLAAKLLKLPKQEAWIISVALSARGAMEVLLAQLAFHSGLISEMWFTILVIMAIITSLTAGPWLRYLQKKPA, encoded by the coding sequence ATACAGAGACGACTAGGTATGATGACTTTTCCCGTCTACGTTCTTTTGGGCCTCATTCTTGGGCCCAGCGGACTTCATCTTTCAGCTCCTCCGGCGTTGCTATTTAAAATCTGCGCGGCCGGATTCCTTTTTGTTTCGGGCATGGAGTGCTCGTTCCAAGGAATGGGCAGACACCTGAAAGTCGTCTTGGGAATCAGTCTGGGTTCTTTTGTAATCCCTTTGGCTTTAGGCCTCTTCGTTGCTCCCCTGTTTCAGTTCGAGGACTTTGTTAGCAGCTGGGTCTTTGCCACTGCCTTGTCTGTTTCTGCACTTCCCGTGATCATTCAAATCCTGCGCGAAAGAAGCCTGCTCAACCATCTCTTGGGACACATCATTATTGCGGCCGCGAGTCTTTGCGATATCGCAGCTTGGGCGTGCTTTATGTTCGTACTACCTCAAGAGCAGCAAGCCACATGGATCTGGAGTCACTTCCCCGTTTTATTTTTCTTCCTTGGCCTCTTATGGAAATTGTTTTTGCCCCTCCCGGGCTTGTTCTTAAGAAATATTGAAATTGCAAGCCGATGGATTTTTGCACCGATCTTCTTTATCGGAATCGGGCTGCAGCTCAATATTTGGAAGTCTTTCAATCTTTGGCTGGCCTTAGGCACCATTGCGCTGGCTTTCGCTGGCAAAATAATCGGCGGACTTTTGGCTGCGAAGCTTTTAAAACTTCCGAAGCAAGAAGCCTGGATCATTTCCGTGGCCCTCAGTGCTCGCGGAGCGATGGAAGTTCTTTTAGCGCAATTGGCTTTCCATAGCGGCTTGATCAGCGAAATGTGGTTCACGATCCTGGTGATCATGGCCATCATCACCTCCCTCACCGCAGGGCCTTGGCTGCGCTATTTGCAAAAGAAGCCGGCATAG
- the carA gene encoding glutamine-hydrolyzing carbamoyl-phosphate synthase small subunit — MAAYLVLESGEVYKGAWQGGEDRAGEVVFNTSHSGYEEIATDPSYFSQIVVMTAPMMGNYGVEDAVWESRKLWIEGFICLEVQDSERDHAWKSRLTSNGIPLATEMDTRALVLRLRSGGTPWGALVEAASEDEAKQKAGTLIAAKKTIDKDWVYQASRKEAEVRKGDNLVGPRVAVLDFGSKENILRELQNRCSEIKIFNSRASVQEIMDYKPDGIMLTNGPGDPADVKVAIGTVKELLGVKPIFGICMGHQILGLALGGKTYKMKFGHRGSNHPIQDSLLQQIYMTSQNHGYAVEQSSLPADVKVTQLNLNDGSVAGFYSEKRKCLGIQYHPESCPGPHEASGLFSYFVERML; from the coding sequence ATGGCAGCGTATCTCGTTCTGGAAAGTGGAGAAGTTTATAAAGGAGCTTGGCAGGGCGGTGAAGATCGTGCTGGCGAAGTTGTATTTAACACTTCTCACTCGGGTTACGAAGAAATTGCCACTGATCCCTCTTATTTTTCGCAAATTGTGGTAATGACCGCCCCGATGATGGGCAATTACGGCGTCGAAGATGCCGTGTGGGAGTCTCGCAAATTGTGGATTGAAGGATTTATCTGTCTGGAAGTGCAAGACAGTGAACGCGACCATGCTTGGAAATCTCGCCTCACTTCAAATGGCATTCCGTTGGCAACTGAAATGGATACTCGTGCGCTGGTTTTAAGACTTCGCAGCGGAGGAACTCCGTGGGGAGCTTTGGTCGAAGCCGCTTCAGAAGACGAAGCAAAGCAAAAAGCCGGGACGCTGATTGCTGCGAAAAAAACCATCGATAAAGACTGGGTCTACCAGGCATCGCGCAAGGAAGCGGAAGTCCGCAAGGGCGACAACTTGGTGGGACCTCGGGTTGCAGTTTTGGATTTTGGCAGCAAAGAAAACATTTTGCGTGAATTGCAGAATCGCTGCTCTGAAATCAAGATTTTCAACAGTCGAGCCTCAGTTCAAGAGATCATGGACTACAAGCCAGATGGCATCATGCTGACAAATGGTCCCGGCGATCCGGCCGATGTCAAAGTGGCGATCGGCACGGTGAAAGAGCTTTTAGGAGTGAAACCCATTTTTGGAATCTGCATGGGGCATCAAATTTTGGGTCTGGCCCTGGGTGGGAAGACTTACAAGATGAAATTTGGTCATCGTGGCAGCAATCACCCGATTCAGGACAGTCTGCTACAGCAAATTTACATGACCAGTCAAAACCACGGTTACGCGGTCGAACAGTCAAGCCTGCCTGCTGACGTTAAAGTGACTCAATTAAATCTAAATGATGGCAGTGTGGCAGGTTTTTATAGTGAAAAAAGAAAGTGTTTGGGAATACAATATCATCCGGAAAGTTGCCCAGGACCGCATGAAGCATCTGGGCTATTTAGCTATTTTGTAGAGCGGATGTTATGA
- a CDS encoding tryptophan halogenase family protein produces MTSTADHIDSAFDLSYLDFPKCPKTEIKTIGILGGGTAGYLTALALKKLHPGIKTSVIESSKIPVIGVGESTTTEIVPFLHRTLGIDPQTFFHEVQPTLKLGIRFDWGCPKDENGDYHFNFNFFAGHQQESYYYEDSINNANWASVLMDAKKIPVVREKDGSLTSLLPSIPFSYHIDNKNLIRFLNKTVKQRGIEILDAEVVKVNLDDKEFVSSLETDDGQKLSFDLYIDCSGFRSKILGQALKTEFIPFNSTLINNRALTFDTPNNNVIAPYTACTTMNNGWCWTIPMRGENHHGYVHSTLYCDEATALAEARAKFGHFENYKMVEFRSGRHAQAWNKNVFAIGNAYAFVEPLESTAIQTAVHSIMTMCKLMPNNHSDYASIAGINQEIAATWDTFRWFLGIHYKYNKQLDTPYWKWCNENTNIGDAQMVVDLFNQRPPLSASNFGTNSPYTALEALVFNSYSYDTLLYGQKVLSKPPVKPAMSKEEYLSRTYSYQELTKKALTLHELFEGDHLFEDELLEQLFDDPDTWIVETEA; encoded by the coding sequence ATGACTTCGACAGCAGACCATATCGACAGTGCTTTTGACCTTAGCTATTTAGACTTTCCCAAATGCCCAAAAACTGAAATTAAGACCATCGGCATCCTGGGCGGGGGCACCGCAGGCTACCTAACAGCTTTGGCACTTAAAAAACTTCACCCAGGCATTAAAACTTCCGTTATCGAGTCCAGCAAAATCCCGGTTATCGGCGTGGGTGAATCAACAACGACTGAGATCGTTCCGTTCCTGCACAGAACTTTGGGTATTGATCCACAAACTTTCTTCCATGAAGTTCAACCGACTTTGAAATTGGGAATTCGCTTCGACTGGGGTTGTCCCAAAGATGAAAACGGAGATTACCACTTCAATTTCAATTTCTTCGCCGGTCACCAGCAGGAGTCTTATTACTACGAAGACTCCATCAACAATGCGAATTGGGCCTCGGTTTTGATGGACGCAAAGAAGATTCCGGTGGTTCGCGAAAAAGACGGGTCTTTGACATCTCTTTTGCCGAGCATCCCGTTTTCATACCATATCGACAACAAAAACCTGATTCGCTTCCTGAATAAAACCGTAAAGCAAAGAGGCATCGAGATCCTGGATGCTGAAGTTGTGAAAGTGAACTTGGACGACAAAGAGTTTGTTTCGTCTTTGGAAACAGACGATGGCCAAAAGCTTTCTTTCGATCTTTATATCGACTGCTCTGGCTTCCGCTCAAAGATCTTGGGTCAGGCTTTAAAGACGGAATTTATTCCCTTCAATTCAACTTTGATCAACAACCGCGCTTTGACCTTCGATACACCTAACAATAACGTGATCGCCCCTTATACGGCCTGCACGACGATGAATAACGGCTGGTGCTGGACTATTCCGATGAGAGGTGAAAACCATCATGGCTATGTGCATTCAACTCTTTACTGTGACGAAGCGACTGCTTTAGCTGAAGCACGCGCGAAGTTCGGTCACTTTGAAAACTACAAAATGGTAGAGTTCCGATCAGGACGTCACGCTCAAGCTTGGAATAAAAATGTTTTTGCAATCGGCAATGCTTACGCCTTCGTTGAGCCCTTAGAGTCGACAGCCATCCAAACAGCAGTCCACAGCATCATGACTATGTGTAAGTTGATGCCGAACAATCACTCTGATTACGCTTCCATCGCGGGTATCAATCAGGAGATCGCAGCAACTTGGGACACCTTCCGCTGGTTCCTGGGAATTCACTACAAATACAACAAGCAACTCGATACGCCGTACTGGAAGTGGTGCAATGAGAATACAAATATCGGTGATGCTCAGATGGTTGTGGACTTGTTTAATCAACGTCCACCACTCAGCGCGAGCAACTTCGGTACAAACTCTCCTTATACCGCTCTCGAGGCTCTGGTTTTCAATAGCTATAGCTATGACACCCTTTTGTATGGCCAGAAAGTTCTGAGCAAACCGCCCGTCAAGCCTGCGATGTCAAAAGAAGAGTACTTGAGCAGAACTTACTCTTATCAAGAACTCACGAAGAAGGCTCTCACCTTGCATGAACTTTTCGAGGGTGATCATCTTTTCGAAGATGAATTGCTCGAACAACTCTTTGACGATCCAGACACTTGGATTGTTGAGACCGAAGCTTAA
- a CDS encoding 2OG-Fe(II) oxygenase, producing the protein MYLQLSPKFRKENQLHLKTDTLVHEAPWQHFILDNVFALNDFINLQERILSQNHEFKIGSEDPEQIQLRALPDMALAEALLSEEFQGLLEKVSGSALSIYKSGALQLRRMTPDSPAFPPHYDFIDHRTLVMLYYLGRDWTPANGGELLLHKEEGAAIDGPDTKWISPIANRMVLFFCDETNWHSVRQVINWNRYLVFAEWSVVSNERIL; encoded by the coding sequence ATGTATCTCCAACTCTCTCCTAAATTTAGAAAAGAAAATCAACTCCACCTAAAAACAGACACTTTAGTTCATGAGGCTCCTTGGCAACATTTCATCTTGGATAATGTCTTTGCATTAAATGACTTTATTAATCTGCAAGAGAGAATTCTTTCTCAAAATCATGAATTCAAAATTGGCAGTGAAGATCCGGAGCAGATTCAACTGCGTGCTTTGCCCGATATGGCTTTAGCAGAAGCTCTTTTGTCTGAAGAATTTCAGGGCTTGCTGGAGAAGGTTTCAGGCTCGGCCCTTTCAATTTATAAATCGGGAGCTTTGCAATTGCGCCGCATGACGCCTGACTCACCTGCATTTCCCCCGCATTATGACTTCATCGATCACCGTACGCTCGTCATGCTTTATTATCTGGGTCGAGATTGGACACCCGCGAATGGTGGGGAACTTTTACTTCACAAGGAAGAGGGGGCCGCAATCGATGGACCCGATACAAAGTGGATATCACCGATAGCAAATCGAATGGTTCTATTTTTTTGCGATGAAACGAACTGGCACAGTGTCCGCCAAGTCATTAATTGGAATCGATATTTGGTTTTCGCCGAATGGAGCGTTGTCTCTAATGAGAGGATTTTATGA